From Enoplosus armatus isolate fEnoArm2 chromosome 23, fEnoArm2.hap1, whole genome shotgun sequence, a single genomic window includes:
- the lratb.2 gene encoding lecithin retinol acyltransferase b, tandem duplicate 2 isoform X2 has translation MFPLQLLALLFISTPRHDVKDKRRPREEEADGQPRGDLLEVPRTLFTHFGIYLGGGRVAHFIPDIMPVVSSDQCRIRQMVTNSRLLLGVLAKCGSVRVDSVEDFAYGSEILVNTMDKVCSRAALQGEDVARRAEKLQGHVTYSLLWYNCEHFVMYCRYGTVMSFQTFQFCKTVRKLLLSRCVAKATAVLGASLLLHLGAVSACSALLALLLPFLIWMAA, from the exons ATGttccctctgcagctgctcGCTCTGCTCTTCATCTCCACCCCGAGACACGACGTGAAGGACAAGAGGAGGccgagagaggaggaggcagacggGCAGCC GAGGGGAGACCTGCTGGAGGTTCCCAGGACTCTGTTCACTCACTTTGGGATCTACCTGGGGGGAGGCAG aGTAGCTCATTTCATCCCGGACATCATGCCCGTCGTCTCCAGTGACCAGTGTCGAATCAGACAGATGGTCACCAACAGCCGGCTCCTACTGGGAGTACTGGCCAAG TGTGGCAGTGTGAGGGTGGACTCAGTGGAGGACTTCGCCTACGGATCAGAGATCCTCGTCAACACCATGGACAAG GTGTGCAGCCGTGCGGCCCTGCAGGGGGAGGACGTGGCCCGGCGGGCGGAGAAGCTGCAGGGCCACGTGACCTACAGCCTGCTGTGGTACAACTGTGAGCACTTCGTCATGTACTGTCGCTACGGCACCGTCATGAGCTTCCAGACCTTCCAG TTCTGTAAGACAGtgaggaagctgctgctgagtcGGTGTGTTGCCAAGGCGACGGCGGTGCTGGGGGCgtctctgctcctccacctgGGAGCTGTGAGCGCCTGCTCCGCCCTGCTGGCCCTCCTGCTGCCCTTCCTCATCTGGATGGccgcataa
- the lratb.2 gene encoding lecithin retinol acyltransferase b, tandem duplicate 2 isoform X1, giving the protein MFPLQLLALLFISTPRHDVKDKRRPREEEADGQPWGRTDRKDGLMLRRGDLLEVPRTLFTHFGIYLGGGRVAHFIPDIMPVVSSDQCRIRQMVTNSRLLLGVLAKCGSVRVDSVEDFAYGSEILVNTMDKVCSRAALQGEDVARRAEKLQGHVTYSLLWYNCEHFVMYCRYGTVMSFQTFQFCKTVRKLLLSRCVAKATAVLGASLLLHLGAVSACSALLALLLPFLIWMAA; this is encoded by the exons ATGttccctctgcagctgctcGCTCTGCTCTTCATCTCCACCCCGAGACACGACGTGAAGGACAAGAGGAGGccgagagaggaggaggcagacggGCAGCCGTGGGGGAGGACGGACAGGAAGGACGGGCTGATGCTCAGGAGGGGAGACCTGCTGGAGGTTCCCAGGACTCTGTTCACTCACTTTGGGATCTACCTGGGGGGAGGCAG aGTAGCTCATTTCATCCCGGACATCATGCCCGTCGTCTCCAGTGACCAGTGTCGAATCAGACAGATGGTCACCAACAGCCGGCTCCTACTGGGAGTACTGGCCAAG TGTGGCAGTGTGAGGGTGGACTCAGTGGAGGACTTCGCCTACGGATCAGAGATCCTCGTCAACACCATGGACAAG GTGTGCAGCCGTGCGGCCCTGCAGGGGGAGGACGTGGCCCGGCGGGCGGAGAAGCTGCAGGGCCACGTGACCTACAGCCTGCTGTGGTACAACTGTGAGCACTTCGTCATGTACTGTCGCTACGGCACCGTCATGAGCTTCCAGACCTTCCAG TTCTGTAAGACAGtgaggaagctgctgctgagtcGGTGTGTTGCCAAGGCGACGGCGGTGCTGGGGGCgtctctgctcctccacctgGGAGCTGTGAGCGCCTGCTCCGCCCTGCTGGCCCTCCTGCTGCCCTTCCTCATCTGGATGGccgcataa